A window from Dysidea avara chromosome 2, odDysAvar1.4, whole genome shotgun sequence encodes these proteins:
- the LOC136248037 gene encoding uncharacterized protein, whose product MATSFVLKTTGEQPSQPKLMSGKRKKRGKGSRSISRIGRRRKNTLWKRKKTCTNTLNLDSGSSGFPEPAASSDDTELEESSPEVPSDLEDIVLEIVAELDNSPAAIPSTLESLDSCHEAVVAKGLPDNWYLNYVSNSELRCFEVVRQPSPHKPMTVLRLLLVNTNLTWQIYVGGHLVPTQSEILNNLPLMMTPELVVNTIYAISTANICAGNYEERFVTLACLRKGRFSSRNGEQVAFLDESFFVEVGGIQYNSTIRHWKCHLLIKDLICVPCNQFRNNLRALACKLSRCITGVPSLYTNIRFLRTPQKTARLISLRKSIKMKNRQLKQLRSK is encoded by the exons ATGGCTACTTCTTTTGTGCTTAAGACAACGGGAGAACAGCCATCACAA CCCAAACTGATGTCTGGAAAGAGGAAGAAGCGTGGTAAAGGATCCAGGAGTATATCTCGGATTGGGCGCAGACGCAAGAATACATTGTGGAAGAGGAAGAAAACATGTACTAACACCTTGAATTTAGATAGCGGTTCAAGTGGATTTCCTGAGCCAGCTGCATCAAGTGATGATACTGAACTAGAGGAGTCGTCACCTGAGGTCCCCTCAGATTTAGAAGATATCGTCTTGGAAATTGTTGCTGAACTAGATAATTCCCCTGCAGCTATACCATCTACTCTG GAATCCTTGGACTCATGTCACGAAGCAGTTGTTGCTAAAGGGCTTCCAGACAATTGGTATTTGAACTATGTATCGAACAGTGAATTGAGATGCTTTGAAGTTGTTCGACAGCCTTCCCCTCACAAGCCGATGACAGTTTTACGTTTGTTATTAGTAAACACCAATCTTACTTGGCAAATTTATGTTGGCGGACATTTAGTTCCCACACAATCTGAAATTCTGAACAATTTACCACTGATGATGACTCCAGAGCTTGTTGTGAACACCATTTATGCAATCTCTACTGCCAATATTTGCGCTGGGAATTATGAAGAGCGTTTTGTCACTTTGGCCTGTCTAAGGAAGGGAAGGTTTTCATCAAGGAATGGTGAACAGGTGGCATTCTTAGATGAGTCTTTTTTTGTAGAAGTTGGAGGAATCCAGTACAACAGCACCATTAGACACTGGAAATGTCATCTACTAATTAAAGATTTAATTTGTGTTCCCTGCAATCAATTTCGTAATAACCTTCGTGCACTGGCTTGTAAGCTAAGCAGATGTATTACAGGTGTCCCATCACTGTACACCAATATTCGGTTTTTGAGAACCCCACAGAAGACAGCCCGTTTGATTTCCCTCAGAAAAAGCATTAAGATGAAAAATCGGCAACTGAAACAGTTAAGATCAAAGTAG